From Erigeron canadensis isolate Cc75 chromosome 8, C_canadensis_v1, whole genome shotgun sequence, one genomic window encodes:
- the LOC122579272 gene encoding embryogenesis-associated protein EMB8-like, translating into MAKLPIIAALYTKHLFNFTPHIPYCFKSSPFSISTPFSAAAAAMSRPHPSLDVSGGAMDSFLPAFTTLDRPYDAYPVVCTNTHIETIFAYFFRTTPDVRFRRECLRTKDNGTVSLDWVAGDDRSLSPNSPTLILLPGLTGGSGDSYVRHMLLKARSKGWRVVVFNSRGCGHGPVTTPQFYSASFLGDIGEVVAHVSSRYPDSNLYAVGWSLGANILVRYLAQESGSCPLSGAVSLCNPFDLVVADEDFQKGFNIVYNKALSGSLRRIFKKHALLFEEMSDDYNIPAAANCKTIREFDDALTRVSFGFKSVDEYYSKSSSSDSIPHVCRPLLCIQAANDPIAPARGIPREAIKENTNCMLIVTPEGGHLGWIAGDEAPFGAPWTDPVVMDFLEYLEKTKSNSVSKTEENTNTLHATVK; encoded by the exons ATGGCCAAACTGCCCATTATTGCCGCTCTATACACCAAACACCTCTTCAATTTCACTCCACATATCCCCTACTGTTTCAAATCTTCTCCTTTTTCCATTTCCACACCTttttcagcagcagcagcagccatGTCTCGGCCACACCCATCTCTTGACGTCAGCGGCGGAGCCATGGATTCATTTCTTCCGGCTTTCACCACTCTCGACCGTCCCTACGATGCGTATCCTGTGGTCTGTACCAACACACATATCGAAACTATATTTGCgtatttttttagaacaactCCAGATGTGAGGTTTCGACGTGAGTGTCTCAGGACCAAAGATAATGGGACTGTTTCCCTGGATTGGGTCGCCGGTGATGATCGTAGTTTGTCTCCAAATTCTCCTACCCTCATTTTGCTG CCGGGGTTAACAGGTGGAAGCGGGGATTCATATGTAAGGCATATGCTGTTGAAAGCAAGAAGTAAAGGGTGGCGCGTTGTGGTTTTTAACAGTCGTGGTTGTGGTCATGGCCCTGTCACCACCCCTCAG TTTTATTCAGCATCGTTTTTGGGGGATATCGGTGAAGTAGTAGCACATGTTTCCTCTCGATACCCAGATTCAAATTTATATGCTGTTGGTTGGTCTCTAGGAGCAAACATTCTTGTTCGGTATTTGGCGCAG GAATCTGGTAGCTGTCCCCTTTCTGGTGCCGTTTCCTTGTGTAATCCTTTTGATTTGGTCGTCGCAGATGAAGACTTTCAGAAGGGCTTTAACATAGTTTATAACAAAGCTCTTTCAGGTTCACTGCGCAGAATTTTCAAAAA GCATGCTCTTCTATTTGAAGAAATGAGTGATGATTATAATATTCCAGCAGCTGCCAATTGCAAAACCATTAGGGAATTCGATGACGCATTGACACGAG TTTCTTTTGGTTTTAAGTCAGTGGATGAATACTACTCTAAGTCAAGCAGCTCAGATTCTATTCCGCATGTATGCCGGCCTTTACTTTGCATCCAG GCTGCAAATGATCCCATTGCGCCTGCTAGAGGAATTCCCCGTGAAGCCATTAAA GAGAATACAAATTGTATGTTGATAGTTACCCCTGAAGGTGGACACTTAGGCTGGATTGCAGGGGATGAAGCTCCCTTTGGGGCTCCTTGGACTGATCCTGTCGTTATGGATTTTTTGGAATATctagaaaaaacaaaatcaaactctGTTTCAAAAACAGAGGAAAATACCAACACATTACATGCAACTGTAAAGTAA
- the LOC122579319 gene encoding embryogenesis-associated protein EMB8-like yields the protein MTTILAPNLTHTLPANHSTLSQSRVVRFRRIMASAVTATEQFTGYHPSLEVLGGARDLWCPVLKTHLERPYEHYPVFGSNRHVETIFAAFFRDIPDVKLKRECLRTQDDGTVTLDWVSGDARNLPENSPVLLLLPGLSGGSDDSYVRHMLVRARNKGWRVVVFNSRGCADSPVTTPQMYSGSFLGDLDEVVKHVGSRYPKANLYGAGWSMGANILVQYLGKEAGARRFSGAVSLCNPFDLVKSDQDLCQGFNKIYNRSLGKALSGILKKHLMLFEDLGGEYNIPLAANAEVIRDYDEGLTRVSFGFKSVDEYLQNSCSADYIKHVQTPLLCIQAKNDPIAPDRAIPREDIKKNLNCLLIVTPQGGHLGWVAGENAPRGCPWTDPMVMDFLQHLENEKSSSLQATNTIEKE from the exons atgacaaCAATATTAGCACCCAATCTCACCCACACACTCCCAGCCAACCATTCAACACTTAGTCAATCACGAGTAGTCAGGTTCCGTCGCATCATGGCTAGCGCCGTAACAGCAACCGAACAGTTCACTGGCTATCACCCATCGCTCGAAGTGTTGGGTGGAGCGCGTGACTTGTGGTGTCCTGTTCTCAAGACTCATTTGGAACGTCCGTACGAACATTACCCGGTGTTCGGGTCAAATCGTCACGTAGAGACCATATTTGCGGCGTTCTTTCGAGACATACCTGATGTGAAGCTGAAACGCGAGTGTCTTAGGACCCAAGATGATGGGACCGTTACACTTGATTGGGTTTCTGGCGATGCCCGAAACTTGCCCGAAAATTCCCCTGTTTTACTCTTACTT CCTGGTTTGTCTGGAGGAAGTGATGATTCATATGTAAGGCATATGTTGGTGAGAGCCAGAAATAAAGGGTGGCGTGTGGTGGTTTTCAATAGCCGTGGTTGTGCTGATAGCCCTGTTACCACCCCTCAG ATGTATTCTGGTTCATTTTTAGGAGATCTTGATGAAGTAGTGAAACATGTTGGTAGTAGGTATCCTAAAGCCAATCTATATGGTGCTGGTTGGTCCATGGGAGCTAATATTCTTGTTCAATATTTGGGAAAG GAGGCAGGTGCACGCAGATTTTCTGGTGCGGTTTCCTTGTGTAATCCTTTCGATTTGGTTAAGTCAGACCAGGATTTGTGTCAGGgatttaacaaaatttataatagatCGCTTGGCAAGGCTTTGAGTGGCATTTTAAAGAA GCATCTTATGTTGTTTGAAGACCTTGGAGGTGAGTACAATATCCCGTTGGCGGCTAATGCTGAAGTTATCCGGGATTATGATGAAGGATTAACTCGAG TTTCTTTTGGTTTCAAGTCAGTAGATGAGTACTTGCAGAATTCATGCAGTGCAGATTACATAAAGCATGTTCAAACACCTTTGCTTTGCATTCAG GCTAAAAATGATCCAATTGCACCTGATAGAGCAATCCCTCGAGAAGATATCAAG AAGAACCTGAATTGTTTGCTGATCGTTACACCTCAAGGTGGTCATTTAGGGTGGGTTGCAGGCGAGAATGCTCCCCGAGGTTGCCCATGGACTGATCCTATGGTGATGGATTTCCTTCAACATCTCGAAAATGAGAAATCAAGTTCACTACAAGCTACGAATACCATAGAAAAAGAGTAA